The following are encoded together in the Coffea arabica cultivar ET-39 chromosome 1c, Coffea Arabica ET-39 HiFi, whole genome shotgun sequence genome:
- the LOC113688972 gene encoding IQ domain-containing protein IQM2-like, translating to MGVSFSCLLAAYCDLQDGLDSVIVKSIGFSGDDEKKTPEWSMGIGSQDSESKAFLSLDYGNCQFVIDTETEEMGNQSLKQSMATVKVPQLPILDCSNPKHEAAVKLQKVYKSFRTRRKLADCAVLIENSWWKLLDFAELKHSSISFFDLDKHESAISRWSRARTRAAKVGKGLSKNGKAQKLALQHWLEAIDPRHRYGHNLHFYYVKWFHSQSKEPFFYWLDIGEGKEVNLVEKCPRSKLQQQCIKYLGPMERKAYEVAVEDGKFFYKQTGELLDTSEEPKAKWIFVLSTTRTMYVGKKKKGTFQHSSFLAGGAALAAGRIVVENGILKAVWPHSGHYRPTPENFQDFISFLRDNNVDLTDVKLDSVDEDESFGRTSSGHLRNNSSEEDLADKIDLNIEESDVVDSNIERINSEKGLNKAPAELTQSRPLNCFASKLTNLQIPSKDDLVERFKSESELVQLDPNSLPPESPADGYETAEESSESEKPRPNLSTKELDATKGHAVSEDSILKRISPHSGLKPFQLGNKLSCKWSTGAGPRIGCLRDYPSELQSHALEQANLSPRSACILHRTGHHRRPQSSPLCKKEVHFSC from the exons ATGGGTGTATCATTTTCGTGCCTATTGGCTGCATACTGTGATCTCCAGGATGGACTTGACTCAGTAATTGTGAAATCCATTGGCTTCTCTGGAGATGATGAAAAGAAGACACCAGAGTGGTCTATGGGCATCGGCAGCCAAGATTCTGAATCAAAAGCATTTCTATCACTCGATTATGGAAACTGCCAATTTGTAATTGACACTGAGACTGAAGAGATGGGCAATCAGTCTTTAAAACAAAGTATGGCCACTGTTAAAGTGCCACAATTGCCAATCCTGGATTGCAGCAACCCGAAGCATGAAGCTGCGGTAAAGTTGCAGAAAGTATACAAAAGCTTCCGGACTAGAAGAAAGTTGGCAGATTGTGCTGTTCTAATCGAGAACAGTTG GTGGAAGCTATTAGATTTTGCAGAACTCAAGCATAGCTCGATATCATTCTTTGACCTTGATAAACATGAGAGTGCTATCTCACGCTGGTCAAGAGCAAGAACACGAGCTGCCAAAGTAGGGAAAGGACTGTCAAAGAATGGAAAAGCACAGAAACTTGCATTGCAACATTGGCTTGAGGCG ATTGATCCTCGACATCGTTATGGACACAATCTACATTTCTATTATGTCAAATGGTTTCATTCTCAAAGCAAAGAACCTTTCTTCTACtg GCTAGATATCGGAGAGGGAAAAGAGGTTAATCTTGTTGAGAAATGTCCTCGATCAAAACTTCAGCAGCAGTGCATTAAGTATCTTGGCCCG ATGGAAAGAAAGGCTTATGAAGTTGCAGTGGAAGATGGAAAATTCTTCTATAAGCAAACAGGAGAGTTACTTGACACCTCTGAAGAACCTAAGGCTAAATGGATTTTCGTTCTCAGTACCACAAGGACCATGTATGTGGGCAAGAAAAAGAAGGGAACATTTCAGCACTCTAGTTTTCTGGCAGGGGGTGCCGCATTAGCTGCTGGGAGGATAGTTGTTGAGAACGGCATCTTAAAG GCTGTCTGGCCTCACAGTGGCCATTATCGGCCAACACCAGAAAATTTTCAAGACTTCATTTCATTTCTGAGGGACAATAATGTGGATCTAACTGATGTCAAG CTTGACTCTGTAGATGAAGATGAATCATTTGGAAGGACAAGCAGTGGACACCTAAGGAATAACTCCTCCGAAGAGGACCTGGCTGACAAAATTGACTTGAATATAGAAGAGAGTGATGTCGTAGACTCGAATATAGAAAGAATTAACTCCGAGAAAGGATTAAATAAAGCTCCTGCTGAACTCACTCAGTCAAGGCCACTCAACTGCTTTGCTAGTAAATTGACAAATCTTCAGATACCAAGCAAAGACGATTTAGTAGAGAGGTTCAAGTCTGAAAGCGAACTAGTTCAATTAGATCCCAACAGCTTGCCACCAGAATCCCCCGCAGATGGATATGAAACAGCAGAAGAATCATCTGAATCAGAAAAGCCAAGGCCTAACTTGTCTACTAAAGAGCTTGATGCAACTAAAGGACATGCTGTATCCGAAGACTCTATTCTAAAAAGGATCAGTCCACATTCAGGATTGAAACCATTCCAATTAGGGAATAAGTTGTCTTGCAAATGGAGTACGGGAGCTGGTCCACGGATAGGCTGTTTAAGGGACTACCCGTCTGAGCTACAATCCCATGCTCTAGAACAAGCTAACTTATCTCCCAGAAGTGCTTGTATCCTGCACAGAACAGGTCATCATAGGAGGCCACAGTCATCTCCATTGTGTAAGAAAGAAGTACATTTCAGTTGCTGA
- the LOC113689062 gene encoding transcription initiation factor TFIID subunit 7-like — protein MEEQFILRLPPSVAERIDRLLSENASSSSDDKSLDLTFSEDGRSGTFSIGNDHFPAFLLDLPGIVESYKTYDDSVLIKSADIGQMIMVKEEGDSVPDEVEYRHGLTPPMRDARRRRFRREPDLNPELVRRAEKDLQNIMAGGTAENIDVEAVEHEEDGEENARNASKKVEPKPPEKPDVPEAGTAGGEPDRSDSDESDYSI, from the exons ATGGAAGAGCAATTTATACTTCGACTTCCACCTTCGGTAGCTGAACGGATAGACCGGCTCTTGAGCGAAAACGCATCTTCGTCTTCTGATGACAAGTCCTTGGATTTAACCTTTTCCG AGGATGGGAGAAGTGGCACATTTTCAATAGGAAACGATCACTTCCCTGCATTTCTTTTGGATTTACCTGGCATTGTGGAGTCATACAAAACCTATGATGATAGCGTGCTGATTAAAAGTGCAGACATTGGTCAA ATGATTATGGTGAAGGAGGAAGGTGACAGTGTTCCAGATGAGGTGGAGTACAGACATGGCCTTACCCCTCCGATGAGGGATGCTCGAAGGCGAAGGTTCCGCAGAGAACCAGATCTAAAT CCCGAGCTGGTCCGGCGTGCTGAGAAAGATTTGCAGAATATTATGGCTGGTGGAACAGCGGAGAATATTGAT GTTGAGGCCGTTGAGCATGAGGAAGATGGCGAGGAAAATGCTCGTAATGCAAGTAAGAAGGTGGAACCTAAGCCTCCAGAGAAGCCTGACGTGCCTGAGGCTGGGACAGCTGGTGGAGAGCCAGACAGAAGCGATTCTGATGAGTCTGATTATTCAATATGA